Proteins encoded by one window of Bactrocera oleae isolate idBacOlea1 chromosome 4, idBacOlea1, whole genome shotgun sequence:
- the Spn42Dc gene encoding serine protease inhibitor 42Dd isoform X2 — protein MTSLRLIQTLIAAILINMATAGTIAPSLGASRNLFAADIFQALAQTRSQENVVFSPASIQSCLALAFLGAEGETAQQLRSGLRLPTALDKASIAADYAGFLQKNFHKATNAAEDAPKLRMANRVYVSELLELSAKFNELAKTSFESEAVPTKFADASTAVQTINTWVEKETEGKITNLLQPDAVNDDTSAILVNAIYFKAKWLHPFSAFSTSDHEFRMSDGQTSSVSMMYGDERVKYGDLADLDAKAIELPYKNSDLSMLVLLPNKVEGLAALEQKLANADLNLIVERMRSTSVDIFLPKFRIEFEVDLKQPLQQLGMVDMFSWSADFSSLFAASPQQKVDEVKHKAFLDVNEAGSEAAAATFMKIVPMSLNLDQKVFKADHPFVFAIRNREAVYFVGHVAKL, from the exons ATGACGTCATTACGGT TGATACAAACACTCATCGCTGCAATCTTAATCAATATGGCAACAGCCGGCACAATCGCACCATCGTTAGGCGCCAGTCGCAATCTCTTCGCAGCGGATATTTTCCAAGCGTTAGCACAGACGCGTTCACAGGAAAATGTCGTCTTTTCACCAGCGTCCATACAGAGTTGCTTGGCGTTGGCCTTCCTCGGCGCTGAAGGTGAAACGGCACAACAACTGCGTAGCGGTTTACGTTTGCCGACGGCGTTGGATAAAGCAAGCATTGCGGCTGATTATGCTGGTTTTCTGCAAAAGAATTTCCATAAAGCCACGAACGCAGCAGAGGATGCACCAAAGTTGCGCATGGCCAATCGTGTGTATGTTAGTGAGTTGCTGGAATTGTCAGCAAAGTtcaatgaacttgccaaaactAGTTTCGAGTCCGAAGCGGTGCCAACGAAATTCGCCGACGCGTCTACCGCCGTACAAACGATTAATACGTGGGTTGAGAAAGAAACTGAGGGCAAAATCACGAATTTACTACAACCAGATGCTGTGAATGACGATACCAGCGCGATCTTGGTGAATGCGATTTACTTTAAAGCCAAGTGGCTGCATCCCTTCAGTGCGTTCTCAACTTCGGATCATGAGTTCCGGATGAGCGATGGACAAACGTCGTCGGTGTCTATGATGTACGGCGATGAGCGTGTGAAATATGGCGACTTAGCGGATTTGGATGCGAAAGCTATTGAATTGCCATACAAGAATTCAGATTTGTCAATGCTGGTGCTTTTGCCTAATAAAGTTGAGGGTTTAGCGGCGTTGGAGCAGAAATTGGCGAATGCTGATCTGAATTTGATTGTCGAGCGTATGCGTAGCACAAGTGTTGATATATTTTTGCCAAAGTTTCGCATTGAATTCGAAGTGGATCTGAAGCAACCGCTGCAGCAG TTGGGCATGGTAGACATGTTCAGCTGGTCGGCTGATTTTAGCAGCCTTTTCGCGGCAAGCCCACAACAAAAAGTCGATGAAGTCAAACACAAGGCATTCCTCGATGTGAATGAGGCTGGCTCCGAAGCGGCTGCGGCCACAT TTATGAAAATCGTGCCAATGAGCCTGAACTTGGATCAGAAGGTGTTCAAGGCGGATCATCCATTTGTGTTTGCGATACGAAACAGGGAGGCCGTCTACTTTGTAGGGCATGTGGCAAAGTTGTAA
- the Spn42Dc gene encoding serine protease inhibitor 42Dd isoform X4, which produces MIQTLIAAILINMATAGTIAPSLGASRNLFAADIFQALAQTRSQENVVFSPASIQSCLALAFLGAEGETAQQLRSGLRLPTALDKASIAADYAGFLQKNFHKATNAAEDAPKLRMANRVYVSELLELSAKFNELAKTSFESEAVPTKFADASTAVQTINTWVEKETEGKITNLLQPDAVNDDTSAILVNAIYFKAKWLHPFSAFSTSDHEFRMSDGQTSSVSMMYGDERVKYGDLADLDAKAIELPYKNSDLSMLVLLPNKVEGLAALEQKLANADLNLIVERMRSTSVDIFLPKFRIEFEVDLKQPLQQLGMVDMFSWSADFSSLFAASPQQKVDEVKHKAFLDVNEAGSEAAAATFMKIVPMSLNLDQKVFKADHPFVFAIRNREAVYFVGHVAKL; this is translated from the exons a TGATACAAACACTCATCGCTGCAATCTTAATCAATATGGCAACAGCCGGCACAATCGCACCATCGTTAGGCGCCAGTCGCAATCTCTTCGCAGCGGATATTTTCCAAGCGTTAGCACAGACGCGTTCACAGGAAAATGTCGTCTTTTCACCAGCGTCCATACAGAGTTGCTTGGCGTTGGCCTTCCTCGGCGCTGAAGGTGAAACGGCACAACAACTGCGTAGCGGTTTACGTTTGCCGACGGCGTTGGATAAAGCAAGCATTGCGGCTGATTATGCTGGTTTTCTGCAAAAGAATTTCCATAAAGCCACGAACGCAGCAGAGGATGCACCAAAGTTGCGCATGGCCAATCGTGTGTATGTTAGTGAGTTGCTGGAATTGTCAGCAAAGTtcaatgaacttgccaaaactAGTTTCGAGTCCGAAGCGGTGCCAACGAAATTCGCCGACGCGTCTACCGCCGTACAAACGATTAATACGTGGGTTGAGAAAGAAACTGAGGGCAAAATCACGAATTTACTACAACCAGATGCTGTGAATGACGATACCAGCGCGATCTTGGTGAATGCGATTTACTTTAAAGCCAAGTGGCTGCATCCCTTCAGTGCGTTCTCAACTTCGGATCATGAGTTCCGGATGAGCGATGGACAAACGTCGTCGGTGTCTATGATGTACGGCGATGAGCGTGTGAAATATGGCGACTTAGCGGATTTGGATGCGAAAGCTATTGAATTGCCATACAAGAATTCAGATTTGTCAATGCTGGTGCTTTTGCCTAATAAAGTTGAGGGTTTAGCGGCGTTGGAGCAGAAATTGGCGAATGCTGATCTGAATTTGATTGTCGAGCGTATGCGTAGCACAAGTGTTGATATATTTTTGCCAAAGTTTCGCATTGAATTCGAAGTGGATCTGAAGCAACCGCTGCAGCAG TTGGGCATGGTAGACATGTTCAGCTGGTCGGCTGATTTTAGCAGCCTTTTCGCGGCAAGCCCACAACAAAAAGTCGATGAAGTCAAACACAAGGCATTCCTCGATGTGAATGAGGCTGGCTCCGAAGCGGCTGCGGCCACAT TTATGAAAATCGTGCCAATGAGCCTGAACTTGGATCAGAAGGTGTTCAAGGCGGATCATCCATTTGTGTTTGCGATACGAAACAGGGAGGCCGTCTACTTTGTAGGGCATGTGGCAAAGTTGTAA
- the Spn42Dc gene encoding serine protease inhibitor 42Dd isoform X3 — protein sequence MIQTLIAAILINMATAGTIAPSLGASRNLFAADIFQALAQTRSQENVVFSPASIQSCLALAFLGAEGETAQQLRSGLRLPTALDKASIAADYAGFLQKNFHKATNAAEDAPKLRMANRVYVSELLELSAKFNELAKTSFESEAVPTKFADASTAVQTINTWVEKETEGKITNLLQPDAVNDDTSAILVNAIYFKAKWLHPFSAFSTSDHEFRMSDGQTSSVSMMYGDERVKYGDLADLDAKAIELPYKNSDLSMLVLLPNKVEGLAALEQKLANADLNLIVERMRSTSVDIFLPKFRIEFEVDLKQPLQQLGMVDMFSWSADFSSLFAASPQQKVDEVKHKAFLDVNEAGSEAAAATFMKIVPMSLNLDQKVFKADHPFVFAIRNREAVYFVGHVAKL from the exons A TGATACAAACACTCATCGCTGCAATCTTAATCAATATGGCAACAGCCGGCACAATCGCACCATCGTTAGGCGCCAGTCGCAATCTCTTCGCAGCGGATATTTTCCAAGCGTTAGCACAGACGCGTTCACAGGAAAATGTCGTCTTTTCACCAGCGTCCATACAGAGTTGCTTGGCGTTGGCCTTCCTCGGCGCTGAAGGTGAAACGGCACAACAACTGCGTAGCGGTTTACGTTTGCCGACGGCGTTGGATAAAGCAAGCATTGCGGCTGATTATGCTGGTTTTCTGCAAAAGAATTTCCATAAAGCCACGAACGCAGCAGAGGATGCACCAAAGTTGCGCATGGCCAATCGTGTGTATGTTAGTGAGTTGCTGGAATTGTCAGCAAAGTtcaatgaacttgccaaaactAGTTTCGAGTCCGAAGCGGTGCCAACGAAATTCGCCGACGCGTCTACCGCCGTACAAACGATTAATACGTGGGTTGAGAAAGAAACTGAGGGCAAAATCACGAATTTACTACAACCAGATGCTGTGAATGACGATACCAGCGCGATCTTGGTGAATGCGATTTACTTTAAAGCCAAGTGGCTGCATCCCTTCAGTGCGTTCTCAACTTCGGATCATGAGTTCCGGATGAGCGATGGACAAACGTCGTCGGTGTCTATGATGTACGGCGATGAGCGTGTGAAATATGGCGACTTAGCGGATTTGGATGCGAAAGCTATTGAATTGCCATACAAGAATTCAGATTTGTCAATGCTGGTGCTTTTGCCTAATAAAGTTGAGGGTTTAGCGGCGTTGGAGCAGAAATTGGCGAATGCTGATCTGAATTTGATTGTCGAGCGTATGCGTAGCACAAGTGTTGATATATTTTTGCCAAAGTTTCGCATTGAATTCGAAGTGGATCTGAAGCAACCGCTGCAGCAG TTGGGCATGGTAGACATGTTCAGCTGGTCGGCTGATTTTAGCAGCCTTTTCGCGGCAAGCCCACAACAAAAAGTCGATGAAGTCAAACACAAGGCATTCCTCGATGTGAATGAGGCTGGCTCCGAAGCGGCTGCGGCCACAT TTATGAAAATCGTGCCAATGAGCCTGAACTTGGATCAGAAGGTGTTCAAGGCGGATCATCCATTTGTGTTTGCGATACGAAACAGGGAGGCCGTCTACTTTGTAGGGCATGTGGCAAAGTTGTAA
- the Spn42Dc gene encoding serine protease inhibitor 42Dd isoform X1 — MRFICFKSLACLFCFYFNSRAKTFLVIQTLIAAILINMATAGTIAPSLGASRNLFAADIFQALAQTRSQENVVFSPASIQSCLALAFLGAEGETAQQLRSGLRLPTALDKASIAADYAGFLQKNFHKATNAAEDAPKLRMANRVYVSELLELSAKFNELAKTSFESEAVPTKFADASTAVQTINTWVEKETEGKITNLLQPDAVNDDTSAILVNAIYFKAKWLHPFSAFSTSDHEFRMSDGQTSSVSMMYGDERVKYGDLADLDAKAIELPYKNSDLSMLVLLPNKVEGLAALEQKLANADLNLIVERMRSTSVDIFLPKFRIEFEVDLKQPLQQLGMVDMFSWSADFSSLFAASPQQKVDEVKHKAFLDVNEAGSEAAAATFMKIVPMSLNLDQKVFKADHPFVFAIRNREAVYFVGHVAKL; from the exons AtgcgttttatttgttttaaatcgctggcgtgtttattttgtttctacTTTAATTCACGTGCAAAAACTTTTTTAG TGATACAAACACTCATCGCTGCAATCTTAATCAATATGGCAACAGCCGGCACAATCGCACCATCGTTAGGCGCCAGTCGCAATCTCTTCGCAGCGGATATTTTCCAAGCGTTAGCACAGACGCGTTCACAGGAAAATGTCGTCTTTTCACCAGCGTCCATACAGAGTTGCTTGGCGTTGGCCTTCCTCGGCGCTGAAGGTGAAACGGCACAACAACTGCGTAGCGGTTTACGTTTGCCGACGGCGTTGGATAAAGCAAGCATTGCGGCTGATTATGCTGGTTTTCTGCAAAAGAATTTCCATAAAGCCACGAACGCAGCAGAGGATGCACCAAAGTTGCGCATGGCCAATCGTGTGTATGTTAGTGAGTTGCTGGAATTGTCAGCAAAGTtcaatgaacttgccaaaactAGTTTCGAGTCCGAAGCGGTGCCAACGAAATTCGCCGACGCGTCTACCGCCGTACAAACGATTAATACGTGGGTTGAGAAAGAAACTGAGGGCAAAATCACGAATTTACTACAACCAGATGCTGTGAATGACGATACCAGCGCGATCTTGGTGAATGCGATTTACTTTAAAGCCAAGTGGCTGCATCCCTTCAGTGCGTTCTCAACTTCGGATCATGAGTTCCGGATGAGCGATGGACAAACGTCGTCGGTGTCTATGATGTACGGCGATGAGCGTGTGAAATATGGCGACTTAGCGGATTTGGATGCGAAAGCTATTGAATTGCCATACAAGAATTCAGATTTGTCAATGCTGGTGCTTTTGCCTAATAAAGTTGAGGGTTTAGCGGCGTTGGAGCAGAAATTGGCGAATGCTGATCTGAATTTGATTGTCGAGCGTATGCGTAGCACAAGTGTTGATATATTTTTGCCAAAGTTTCGCATTGAATTCGAAGTGGATCTGAAGCAACCGCTGCAGCAG TTGGGCATGGTAGACATGTTCAGCTGGTCGGCTGATTTTAGCAGCCTTTTCGCGGCAAGCCCACAACAAAAAGTCGATGAAGTCAAACACAAGGCATTCCTCGATGTGAATGAGGCTGGCTCCGAAGCGGCTGCGGCCACAT TTATGAAAATCGTGCCAATGAGCCTGAACTTGGATCAGAAGGTGTTCAAGGCGGATCATCCATTTGTGTTTGCGATACGAAACAGGGAGGCCGTCTACTTTGTAGGGCATGTGGCAAAGTTGTAA
- the Spn42Dc gene encoding serine protease inhibitor 42Dd isoform X5, translating to MATAGTIAPSLGASRNLFAADIFQALAQTRSQENVVFSPASIQSCLALAFLGAEGETAQQLRSGLRLPTALDKASIAADYAGFLQKNFHKATNAAEDAPKLRMANRVYVSELLELSAKFNELAKTSFESEAVPTKFADASTAVQTINTWVEKETEGKITNLLQPDAVNDDTSAILVNAIYFKAKWLHPFSAFSTSDHEFRMSDGQTSSVSMMYGDERVKYGDLADLDAKAIELPYKNSDLSMLVLLPNKVEGLAALEQKLANADLNLIVERMRSTSVDIFLPKFRIEFEVDLKQPLQQLGMVDMFSWSADFSSLFAASPQQKVDEVKHKAFLDVNEAGSEAAAATFMKIVPMSLNLDQKVFKADHPFVFAIRNREAVYFVGHVAKL from the exons ATGGCAACAGCCGGCACAATCGCACCATCGTTAGGCGCCAGTCGCAATCTCTTCGCAGCGGATATTTTCCAAGCGTTAGCACAGACGCGTTCACAGGAAAATGTCGTCTTTTCACCAGCGTCCATACAGAGTTGCTTGGCGTTGGCCTTCCTCGGCGCTGAAGGTGAAACGGCACAACAACTGCGTAGCGGTTTACGTTTGCCGACGGCGTTGGATAAAGCAAGCATTGCGGCTGATTATGCTGGTTTTCTGCAAAAGAATTTCCATAAAGCCACGAACGCAGCAGAGGATGCACCAAAGTTGCGCATGGCCAATCGTGTGTATGTTAGTGAGTTGCTGGAATTGTCAGCAAAGTtcaatgaacttgccaaaactAGTTTCGAGTCCGAAGCGGTGCCAACGAAATTCGCCGACGCGTCTACCGCCGTACAAACGATTAATACGTGGGTTGAGAAAGAAACTGAGGGCAAAATCACGAATTTACTACAACCAGATGCTGTGAATGACGATACCAGCGCGATCTTGGTGAATGCGATTTACTTTAAAGCCAAGTGGCTGCATCCCTTCAGTGCGTTCTCAACTTCGGATCATGAGTTCCGGATGAGCGATGGACAAACGTCGTCGGTGTCTATGATGTACGGCGATGAGCGTGTGAAATATGGCGACTTAGCGGATTTGGATGCGAAAGCTATTGAATTGCCATACAAGAATTCAGATTTGTCAATGCTGGTGCTTTTGCCTAATAAAGTTGAGGGTTTAGCGGCGTTGGAGCAGAAATTGGCGAATGCTGATCTGAATTTGATTGTCGAGCGTATGCGTAGCACAAGTGTTGATATATTTTTGCCAAAGTTTCGCATTGAATTCGAAGTGGATCTGAAGCAACCGCTGCAGCAG TTGGGCATGGTAGACATGTTCAGCTGGTCGGCTGATTTTAGCAGCCTTTTCGCGGCAAGCCCACAACAAAAAGTCGATGAAGTCAAACACAAGGCATTCCTCGATGTGAATGAGGCTGGCTCCGAAGCGGCTGCGGCCACAT TTATGAAAATCGTGCCAATGAGCCTGAACTTGGATCAGAAGGTGTTCAAGGCGGATCATCCATTTGTGTTTGCGATACGAAACAGGGAGGCCGTCTACTTTGTAGGGCATGTGGCAAAGTTGTAA